CGTTGACCAGCTCTGAACAACTCGAAGGACCGATGAACACGCCGCTATAGTCCTCCCAGGATGCCCCTTCCCCGCTTTGCTGCCACACTCTGGGATTTGTCTGCCTTCCTGGAAGCCTGGCCGCAGATCACGGCTGATAAGAATTTTGTCTCCGACGAGCAAACCAAAACACTCCTGTACTGGTTGAGCTGGGGGACCCACGGTCTCAACACACCACACGGCTTGATCCCCGTGGTGGATGCCGCAATGCGGGAGCTCGTGCCACAGGGGTTTGACGATCACGGGAGCGTGATGTTCTTTGCTGAGGATTTGGGTGATGCCGTCAGCACCCTGATGGCCCCATTGCCCCCCCTGTTGGAATACTGGGTTGAGTCCAGGCGATGGCACACCTGGATAGATGAACTCCACAAGCGGTGGCACGCCGCAGGTCAGACTGAATCGGCTGGGCAACAGGCCATCATCAGAATGATGCTGAATGTTGACTGGATGATCCCCAGGGCCTGGGTCGAATTCGCTTTCACCAACGATGGGCAGGGGGCGACGCATGGACTGACCTTCAAGAAAGTGGGCGGGGACGTGGAGGTCAGCTGGTCTCCCCCTCCCGAGGCTGATGACGCGACTCAATACTGGCTCCCAGAAACCGGGAGTCTGTGGTTGCCTGAGGCCCAGTTCTTGCAGGAAGTTGAAGTGTTTCGCGCGCAACTTCACCGTCAAATGACCGAACGACTGCTGGCTCTGACGGCGCTGGGCGAACTCCCGTTCAGTCAGGTTGCACTGGGCAAGCAGTTTCTTCGGGACAGTCTTGGGCCACTGCGTGCATCGGCGCCCGTGAGCGCTGACGCGTTCCTTCCGCACGTCCGACGCCTGGAGGCCCATTTCGGTCTCCGGGTAGAGGATTGTGTCCCAGACTCGCCGTCTGCTCCTTCAGTCTCGCCGCATTTCTCACCGTAGGGAGTTGAGGGAGGCCCGGGCAACCCTCATGCCAACAGATGTTCGTCGTGCCTGACTTCCGGTCCGTAGGGTGACCACGTAGGCCTACCCCCTGACAACCGAAGGTGTCAGGGGGTTAGGCCTCAACTAAGGGCAGGCGCCATCACAGCACGGTGGCC
The genomic region above belongs to Deinococcus humi and contains:
- a CDS encoding DUF5984 family protein — encoded protein: MAPLPPLLEYWVESRRWHTWIDELHKRWHAAGQTESAGQQAIIRMMLNVDWMIPRAWVEFAFTNDGQGATHGLTFKKVGGDVEVSWSPPPEADDATQYWLPETGSLWLPEAQFLQEVEVFRAQLHRQMTERLLALTALGELPFSQVALGKQFLRDSLGPLRASAPVSADAFLPHVRRLEAHFGLRVEDCVPDSPSAPSVSPHFSP